One window from the genome of Oryza glaberrima chromosome 3, OglaRS2, whole genome shotgun sequence encodes:
- the LOC127767823 gene encoding transcription factor MYB1-like: MGRKPCCSKEGLNRGAWTAMEDDILVSYIAKHGEGKWGALPKRAGLKRCGKSCRLRWLNYLRPGIKRGNISGDEEELILRLHTLLGNRWSLIAGRLPGRTDNEIKNYWNSTLSKRVAMQRTAAATSMPAAATTSSNADAAGAAARRRRSPEPRTVVVSPIRTKALRCNNNSSSGIVVVQQAGACSHGGRPPESGAPGDAAADKVATPQVVQQQQQQELAGAEDDDDLPVPAVCIDLDLDDIELGGLDGFLISPWRGGGHDDGNAAAGAVPNLPMPIGYELGGAGGGGEAGAVDLEALLGQLEAEEDDDGDHHHHHHQQQQQEEEVPSSLGDEDDDYLELAPWLL, encoded by the exons ATGGGGAGGAAGCCGTGCTGCTCCAAGGAGGGGCTGAACAGGGGGGCATGGACGGCAATGGaggacgacatcctggtgtccTACATCGCCAAGCACGGGGAGGGCAAATGGGGAGCCCTCCCCAAGAGAGCCG GGCTGAAGCGGTGCGGGAAGAGCTGCCGGCTGCGGTGGCTCAACTACCTGCGGCCGGGGATCAAGAGGGGCAACAtctccggcgacgaggaggagctcaTCCTCAGGCTCCACACTCTCCTCGGCAACAG ATGGTCGCTGATAGCCGGGAGGCTGCCGGGGCGAACAGACAATGAAATCAAGAACTACTGGAACAGCACCCTCAGCAAGCGGGTCGCCATGCAacggaccgccgccgccaccagcatgccggcggcggccaccaccagcagcaatgccgacgccgccggcgctgctgcacgacgccggcgatcgccggagcCCCGCACGGTCGTCGTCAGCCCAATCCGGACCAAGGCGCTGCGgtgcaacaacaacagcagcagcgggaTAGTGGTGGTGCAGCAGGCAGGCGCCTGCAGCCACGGCGGCCGTCCGCCGGAGAGCGGCGCGCCGGGAGACGCGGCGGCTGATAAGGTGGCCACGCCGCAggtggtgcagcagcagcagcagcaagagctGGCCGGAGCGGAGGATGACGACGACCTGCCGGTGCCGGCCGTCTGTATCGACCTTGACTTGGACGACATCGAGCTGGGAGGACTCGACGGCTTCCTGATCAgcccgtggcgcggcggcggccacgacgacggtaacgccgccgccggagcggtGCCGAATCTGCCGATGCCGATTGGCTAtgagctcggcggcgccggtggcggtggcgaggctggAGCTGTTGACCTGGAGGCGTTGCTGGGGCAGCTGGAAgcagaggaagacgacgacggtgaccaccaccaccaccaccaccagcagcagcagcaggaggaggaggtgcctTCTTCGCTTggggacgaagacgacgactaCTTGGAGTTGGCGCCATGGCTCCTCTGA